One window of the Candidatus Omnitrophota bacterium genome contains the following:
- the aroB gene encoding 3-dehydroquinate synthase produces the protein MNPSNSRTEIAINLGDRSYGIVVGCGLLDETGAFVRRAGFHSPIPVITDSNVGPIYAERVRTSLEREGFHAAVLTFPAGETEKNISTLSRLYDGMAALKPERKSGVVALGGGVVGDVAGFAAATFLRGIRFIQVPTTLLAQVDASVGGKVGIDHASGKNLIGAFHQPSAVLIDPQTLLTLDRRQIKAGLAEIVKHGVIADAGLFETVSSALDRLLAAEEEIYTAIIPWNCRIKARVVEQDERESGLRAILNFGHTIGHAVEALTGYGRYLHGEAVAIGMLAEAMLGEKLGITPPEAVQRLRSLLTTAGFPLSKPDLSADALLESMFHDKKVERGHLRFVFPVEIGNVVIRSVEDLDLIRNTWDSYSI, from the coding sequence ATGAATCCATCCAACTCGCGTACGGAAATTGCTATAAACCTGGGCGATCGCAGCTATGGGATCGTCGTCGGCTGCGGTCTTCTGGATGAAACGGGCGCTTTTGTGCGGCGAGCGGGATTCCATTCTCCCATACCGGTCATTACCGATTCCAACGTGGGGCCAATCTATGCGGAACGGGTGAGAACTTCGCTGGAACGGGAAGGCTTCCATGCCGCCGTATTGACGTTTCCGGCGGGCGAGACGGAGAAAAATATTTCCACCCTCTCGCGGCTTTACGACGGCATGGCGGCGCTGAAGCCCGAACGCAAAAGCGGAGTCGTCGCCCTCGGCGGCGGCGTGGTGGGGGATGTGGCGGGATTCGCGGCGGCCACTTTTTTGCGCGGCATCCGCTTCATCCAGGTTCCGACGACGCTGCTGGCCCAGGTGGACGCCAGCGTCGGAGGCAAAGTAGGCATCGACCACGCCAGCGGCAAAAATCTCATCGGCGCTTTCCATCAACCCAGCGCCGTACTCATCGATCCCCAGACGCTGCTAACCTTGGATCGGCGTCAGATCAAGGCCGGACTGGCGGAAATCGTCAAACACGGCGTCATCGCCGATGCGGGGCTTTTCGAGACGGTATCATCCGCGCTGGATCGGCTGCTGGCGGCGGAGGAAGAGATTTATACCGCCATTATTCCTTGGAATTGCCGCATCAAAGCCCGCGTCGTCGAGCAGGACGAGCGCGAAAGCGGCTTGCGCGCCATCCTCAATTTCGGCCATACCATCGGCCATGCCGTGGAAGCGCTGACCGGCTATGGGCGTTATCTTCATGGCGAGGCCGTCGCCATCGGCATGTTGGCCGAAGCGATGCTTGGCGAAAAACTGGGGATTACTCCGCCGGAAGCCGTGCAGCGCCTGCGTTCCCTGCTGACAACCGCCGGATTTCCCCTGAGCAAGCCGGATCTTTCGGCGGACGCTTTGCTCGAATCTATGTTCCATGACAAAAAGGTAGAACGTGGCCATTTGCGTTTTGTCTTTCCCGTGGAAATTGGAAACGTCGTCATCCGATCCGTCGAAGACCTTGATCTTATCCGCAATACGTGGGATTCATATTCGATCTAA
- a CDS encoding GAF domain-containing protein codes for MTIPNVIPDSVIQEWQEIVDILAEVNNAPAALIMRIVEEDIEVFAASRHLDNPYRLGEKERLIGSGLYCETVIKTKKKLLVPNALTDEKWKKNPDIHLGMISYFGFPLFHPNGEPFGTICVLDKKENHFSDITERLMMRFKNLIQHNLELIYVNSILGEENKKLTDYLSEIQTLREIIPICSYCKKIRTENGEWEQLEEYLAKHTRSAFSHGFCPECGKKHYGR; via the coding sequence ATGACTATTCCGAACGTAATTCCTGATTCCGTCATTCAAGAATGGCAGGAAATCGTCGATATTCTCGCCGAAGTGAATAACGCGCCCGCCGCTTTAATCATGCGCATTGTCGAAGAGGATATCGAAGTATTCGCTGCATCCCGACATTTGGACAATCCCTATCGCCTTGGCGAGAAAGAGCGCTTAATCGGATCGGGCTTGTACTGCGAAACCGTGATCAAAACCAAAAAGAAGCTCCTTGTTCCTAATGCCTTGACCGACGAGAAATGGAAAAAGAATCCCGATATCCACCTAGGCATGATTTCCTATTTCGGATTTCCCCTCTTTCATCCTAATGGAGAACCCTTTGGAACGATTTGCGTATTGGATAAAAAAGAGAATCATTTTTCAGACATCACGGAAAGGCTTATGATGCGATTCAAAAATCTAATTCAACATAACCTTGAGTTGATCTATGTGAACTCGATTTTAGGAGAGGAAAACAAGAAGCTGACGGATTATCTTTCAGAAATCCAAACTCTTCGCGAAATCATTCCCATATGTTCTTATTGCAAAAAAATCCGTACAGAGAACGGAGAGTGGGAACAATTGGAGGAATATCTCGCCAAACATACGCGATCCGCGTTTAGTCACGGTTTTTGTCCCGAATGCGGAAAGAAGCATTATGGCCGATAA
- a CDS encoding radical SAM protein, producing the protein MKVLLIQPPGHHMISTNVPSVVDEETGAYPPLGLLYVAAYLEKYSSHSVEILDAYLDDLSYEQIEAEIRRRRPDAVGVQAMTFTLIDAVLCAKAVKRADPSIPVIFGGPHVYIYPQETMSIPEVDYIVVGEGEVTFTRLIECLAEDKDLSVVDGIGYRDGQGEVYLTPSVPLNQDLDALPMPARHLLDQDRYYSVLAKEFPITTMMTSRGCPMRCIFCDRPHLGKQFRYRSARSVVEEMEFCEKIGIREIFVYDDTFNIRRDRVMDICRLKIERGVSLAWDIRAHISAMSEEMLDALAAAGCSRIHYGVEAGTEEIVRTLQKGIDLERTKTVFHQTRQRGIATLGYFMLGNPGETREQAVETIEYARRLDADYIHLALATPFPATELYRLGFERGLYRKDYWREFARDPRPDFVPELWEETMNRSELIRLMQWGYRRFYFRGKYLIRRLLELRSWNEFKRKAKAGYRLLSWGAKADGGPVA; encoded by the coding sequence GTGAAGGTATTATTGATCCAACCGCCCGGACATCACATGATCTCCACCAACGTTCCCAGCGTTGTAGACGAGGAGACCGGCGCTTATCCCCCACTCGGCCTTCTTTATGTGGCGGCCTATCTGGAAAAATACTCTTCCCATAGCGTCGAAATTCTCGACGCCTATCTGGACGATCTATCTTACGAACAGATCGAAGCCGAGATTCGCCGCCGAAGGCCCGACGCCGTCGGCGTGCAAGCGATGACCTTCACGCTTATTGACGCCGTCCTTTGCGCCAAGGCCGTCAAACGCGCCGATCCCTCCATTCCAGTGATTTTCGGCGGTCCTCACGTTTATATCTACCCGCAGGAAACCATGAGCATCCCCGAAGTCGATTACATCGTTGTCGGTGAAGGCGAGGTTACCTTTACACGATTGATCGAGTGTCTAGCCGAAGACAAAGATCTATCCGTAGTGGATGGCATCGGCTATCGCGACGGCCAGGGCGAGGTCTATCTTACGCCATCGGTCCCCTTGAATCAGGATTTGGACGCGCTGCCCATGCCCGCACGGCATTTGCTCGATCAGGATCGTTATTATTCCGTATTGGCGAAAGAATTCCCTATCACGACGATGATGACCAGCCGGGGCTGTCCCATGCGCTGCATCTTCTGCGACCGCCCCCATTTAGGCAAGCAATTCCGTTATCGCAGCGCCCGCAGCGTCGTCGAGGAGATGGAATTCTGCGAGAAAATAGGCATACGCGAAATCTTCGTTTACGACGACACCTTCAACATTCGCCGCGACCGGGTAATGGATATCTGCCGGTTGAAGATCGAACGCGGCGTCTCTCTCGCCTGGGATATCCGCGCCCATATCAGCGCCATGTCGGAAGAGATGCTGGACGCCCTGGCGGCGGCGGGATGCTCCCGCATCCATTACGGCGTCGAAGCGGGCACGGAAGAGATCGTGCGAACGCTGCAAAAAGGAATCGACCTGGAACGGACGAAAACCGTCTTCCATCAAACCCGCCAGCGCGGTATCGCTACTCTCGGCTATTTCATGCTCGGCAATCCCGGCGAAACCCGCGAGCAGGCGGTCGAAACCATCGAATACGCCCGCCGTCTGGACGCCGACTATATCCACCTAGCTCTCGCCACTCCTTTTCCCGCTACGGAACTGTATCGCCTGGGCTTCGAAAGAGGCTTGTATCGAAAGGATTATTGGCGGGAATTCGCCCGCGATCCCCGGCCCGATTTCGTTCCCGAATTATGGGAAGAGACGATGAACCGCAGCGAGTTGATCCGCCTCATGCAATGGGGCTACCGCCGATTTTATTTCCGGGGAAAATATCTCATCCGCCGTCTTCTGGAATTGCGCAGTTGGAATGAATTCAAGCGCAAAGCCAAAGCGGGCTATCGCCTGCTCTCCTGGGGAGCGAAAGCGGACGGCGGACCGGTCGCCTAA
- the purB gene encoding adenylosuccinate lyase has product MIERYTRKEMGRIWSDQFRFETWLQVEIAACVAQNKLGVVPDEALKEIREKAAFDIDRIHEIEKTVDHETIAFLTSVAEFVGPASRYIHYGMTSSDKLDTALALQLVASADLLIAGLKKLQASVGELAKKHKHTVMMGRTHGIHAEPITFGLKVGIWCAELGRHIERMQRAKDSIRVGKLSGAVGTFSHVDPQAEALVCAELGLEADPISNQIIQRDRHAEYLSVIAIAGATLEKMATEIRGLQKTEIHEVEEPFPPGQKGSSSMPHKKNPNLSERICGLARLLRSYAVTGFENVTLWHERDISHSSVERITLADSSILLDYMLERMDWIIRDLKVYPERMKKNMECSHGLVFSQRVLLALTAKGFSREEAYRIVQTAALKVWESDIGLLDELKNDEEVRSKLSAEELEACFQLDDFLKNVDFIFERLGL; this is encoded by the coding sequence ATGATCGAGCGATACACCCGCAAGGAGATGGGACGCATCTGGAGCGATCAATTCCGATTCGAGACATGGCTGCAAGTGGAAATCGCCGCCTGCGTCGCGCAAAACAAGTTAGGCGTCGTACCTGACGAAGCTCTAAAGGAAATTCGGGAGAAAGCCGCCTTCGATATCGACCGCATTCATGAAATCGAAAAGACGGTGGATCATGAAACCATCGCGTTTCTGACAAGCGTCGCGGAATTCGTCGGCCCGGCGTCGCGTTATATCCATTACGGCATGACTTCATCGGACAAACTGGATACAGCGCTGGCGCTGCAACTCGTCGCCTCGGCGGACTTGTTGATCGCTGGCTTGAAAAAATTGCAAGCCAGCGTAGGCGAGCTGGCCAAGAAGCACAAACATACCGTCATGATGGGCCGCACTCATGGCATTCACGCCGAGCCGATTACCTTCGGTTTGAAAGTGGGAATATGGTGCGCCGAACTGGGGCGGCATATCGAACGAATGCAACGCGCCAAAGACTCAATTCGCGTAGGCAAACTATCCGGCGCCGTAGGAACCTTCTCCCACGTCGATCCCCAGGCGGAAGCGCTGGTATGCGCGGAATTAGGGCTAGAAGCGGATCCTATCAGCAATCAGATTATCCAGCGCGACCGCCATGCGGAATATCTGAGCGTCATCGCCATCGCGGGGGCCACGCTGGAAAAAATGGCGACGGAAATCCGGGGATTGCAAAAAACGGAAATCCACGAGGTGGAAGAGCCGTTCCCGCCGGGACAGAAGGGTTCGTCTTCCATGCCCCATAAAAAGAATCCCAACCTCAGCGAACGCATCTGCGGCCTGGCGCGGCTGCTGCGCAGTTACGCCGTCACCGGCTTCGAGAACGTAACCCTGTGGCACGAGCGGGACATCTCCCATTCCAGCGTGGAACGAATCACGTTGGCGGATTCCTCCATCCTGCTGGATTACATGCTGGAACGGATGGACTGGATTATCCGCGACTTGAAGGTCTATCCCGAACGCATGAAGAAGAACATGGAATGCTCTCACGGCTTGGTCTTCTCGCAGAGAGTTCTGTTGGCGTTGACCGCAAAAGGATTCTCGCGCGAAGAAGCCTACCGCATCGTCCAAACTGCGGCTTTGAAAGTGTGGGAATCGGATATCGGCTTGCTGGACGAGCTGAAGAACGACGAAGAGGTGCGCAGCAAATTGAGCGCGGAAGAGTTGGAAGCATGCTTTCAACTCGATGACTTTCTGAAAAATGTTGACTTTATTTTCGAGCGGCTGGGATTGTAA
- the nrfD gene encoding NrfD/PsrC family molybdoenzyme membrane anchor subunit, translated as MELSGYSYPNDFFIDWSLMIVLYPYITGFVAGAFIVSSFYHVFERNELEPVGKLSLLCSFAFLLSAGLPLLNHLGHPERALNIFLTPNFSSAMSGFGFVYTFYLIVMELELWLVYREYIVETARRSRGWKRRAFKWLSLGVYDLSPESREVDRKAIRVLAAIGIPAACILHGYVGFLFGALKSNPWWSTPLMPVIFLFSAVVSGIALLIVIYQTDRKIHGMRIDQECVASLSRWLWLFMIVTVSLEILEIITLAYEQSEAWEIIGALLTTKLSFSFISVQMILGSLVPFVLLMVVVLMNSYLHEKVRNTLAFIAAALLLIQVFAMRWNVVIGGQMFSKSFSGFRQYQPEFFEKEGILAAIVIMIAPFLLLHLLNIIFPAFSDREEAEKGAIAAPK; from the coding sequence ATGGAACTTTCCGGCTATTCCTATCCCAACGACTTTTTCATCGATTGGAGTTTGATGATCGTTCTCTACCCGTACATCACGGGCTTCGTGGCGGGAGCGTTTATCGTCTCTTCATTTTATCACGTGTTCGAACGAAACGAATTAGAGCCGGTAGGCAAATTATCTCTTCTCTGTTCGTTCGCCTTCTTATTGTCCGCCGGTTTGCCCTTGTTGAACCATCTCGGACATCCCGAACGGGCATTGAACATTTTCTTGACGCCTAACTTTTCCTCGGCTATGTCCGGCTTCGGATTCGTTTACACGTTTTACTTGATTGTCATGGAATTGGAACTCTGGCTGGTGTATCGCGAATACATCGTGGAAACGGCTCGCCGCAGCCGGGGCTGGAAGCGGCGCGCGTTCAAGTGGCTCTCGCTCGGCGTTTACGACCTCTCCCCCGAATCGCGAGAAGTGGATCGAAAAGCCATCCGGGTTTTAGCGGCCATCGGCATCCCGGCGGCCTGCATTCTCCACGGATATGTCGGGTTTCTTTTCGGAGCGTTGAAATCGAATCCCTGGTGGTCGACGCCTCTCATGCCGGTGATTTTTCTCTTTTCCGCCGTCGTTTCGGGCATCGCGCTTTTAATCGTGATCTATCAAACCGACCGGAAAATTCACGGCATGAGAATCGATCAAGAGTGCGTCGCTTCTCTGTCGCGATGGTTGTGGTTGTTCATGATTGTAACGGTTTCGTTGGAAATTCTCGAAATCATCACGCTCGCTTACGAGCAATCGGAAGCGTGGGAAATTATCGGCGCTCTTTTAACCACAAAACTCTCCTTTAGCTTCATTTCCGTTCAAATGATTCTGGGATCGCTGGTTCCCTTCGTTTTGCTCATGGTCGTCGTGCTCATGAACTCCTATCTGCATGAAAAAGTCAGAAACACTCTTGCCTTCATCGCCGCTGCGCTTTTGTTGATCCAAGTATTCGCCATGCGGTGGAACGTCGTCATTGGCGGCCAAATGTTTTCCAAGAGCTTCAGCGGCTTTAGACAATACCAGCCCGAATTCTTCGAGAAGGAGGGCATCCTCGCCGCCATCGTCATTATGATCGCGCCATTTTTGCTGCTTCACCTACTTAATATAATATTTCCTGCCTTTTCCGACCGCGAAGAAGCCGAAAAAGGCGCTATAGCGGCGCCAAAATGA
- a CDS encoding 4Fe-4S dicluster domain-containing protein, translated as MNKDRRRFLKLLTSYFGLLAAKDGVYVRLLGGENLSQDSTADAEAYNPEDHLYAYAIDTRKCIGCGMCVKADRLENKVPPKNFRTWVERYRISEAGDVDIDSPSGGENGFPPRVSGFNVAKAFFVPKLCNHCRHTPCIQVCPVGASFHTPEGVVMVDSGWCIGCGYCVQACPYGSRFINPETHCADKCTLCYHRLVKGLQPACVQACPVGARQFGDLKRAGDPVRQLIARERVMVLQPTLLTKPNCYYLGLDQGVR; from the coding sequence ATGAATAAGGATCGACGGCGATTTCTCAAACTCTTAACGTCTTATTTCGGCCTGTTGGCCGCAAAAGACGGCGTATACGTCCGCTTGCTCGGCGGAGAGAATCTCTCCCAGGATTCCACCGCAGATGCGGAAGCGTACAATCCGGAAGATCATCTTTACGCTTACGCTATCGATACCCGCAAATGTATTGGATGCGGGATGTGCGTAAAGGCGGACCGGCTCGAGAACAAAGTCCCGCCTAAAAACTTCCGCACCTGGGTGGAACGCTACCGCATATCCGAAGCGGGCGATGTGGATATTGATTCTCCTTCCGGCGGCGAAAACGGCTTCCCGCCGAGAGTATCGGGCTTCAATGTCGCCAAGGCGTTTTTCGTCCCCAAACTCTGCAACCATTGCCGCCATACGCCTTGCATTCAAGTTTGTCCCGTGGGAGCGTCCTTCCATACGCCGGAAGGCGTCGTCATGGTGGATTCCGGATGGTGCATCGGCTGCGGTTATTGCGTCCAGGCGTGCCCGTACGGAAGCCGCTTCATCAATCCGGAAACGCACTGCGCCGACAAATGCACGCTATGCTATCACCGGCTCGTGAAAGGCTTGCAGCCCGCCTGCGTCCAAGCTTGCCCCGTCGGAGCGCGCCAGTTCGGCGATTTGAAACGCGCAGGGGATCCCGTCCGCCAACTCATCGCCCGCGAACGCGTTATGGTTCTTCAACCGACTTTGCTGACAAAACCGAATTGCTACTATCTCGGCCTCGATCAAGGAGTGCGATAA